One part of the Glycine soja cultivar W05 chromosome 11, ASM419377v2, whole genome shotgun sequence genome encodes these proteins:
- the LOC114375084 gene encoding remorin 1.4-like isoform X3: MGEEVSYKTEPESELHSVPQEHNSSAQEKELEKPEPPNDKVTPPSPVAAQDHASKKDTEESVDKDAMLAKVLTEKRLALIKAWEESEKTKAENRAYKKHSAVGLWEDSKKASVEAQLKKIEESMEKKKAEYVEKMKNKIAEIHRLAEEKKAIVEAQKREEFIDLEETASKFRSRGDVPRKFFACFGG; encoded by the exons ATGGGAGAAGAAGTGTCCTACAAAACCGAACCAGAGTCAGAGCTACACTCTGTTCCCCAAGAGCATAATTCCTCTGCTCAGGAAAAAGAATTGGAGAAACCTGAACCTCCAAACGACAAGGTCACTCCTCCTTCTCCAGTTGCTGCTCAAG ATCATGCTAGTAAAAAGGATACAGAGGAGTCAGTCGACAAAG ATGCTATGCTTGCAAAAGTTTTAACGGAGAAAAGATTGGCTTTAATCAAAGCATGGGAAGAAAGTGAAAAGACAAAAGCAGAGAACAG GGCATACAAGAAGCACTCTGCTGTTGGATTGTGGGAGGATAGCAAGAAAGCATCCGTAGAGGCACAACTCAAGAAAATTGAG GAAAGCATGGAAAAAAAGAAGGCCGAATATgttgaaaaaatgaagaataaaaTTGCTGAAATCCACCGGTTAGCAGAAGAGAAAAAAGCAATTGTTGAGGCTCAGAAAAGGGAAGAATTTATCGACCTAGAGGAGACTGCTTCAAAGTTTCGTAGCCGTGGAGATGTGCCAAGGAAATTTTTTGCATGCTTTGGTGGCTAA
- the LOC114375084 gene encoding remorin 1.4-like isoform X1, producing MGEEVSYKTEPESELHSVPQEHNSSAQEKELEKPEPPNDKVTPPSPVAAQEVADHASKKDTEESVDKGHSLINKLKLLKVQEKRNIFHIVLPDAMLAKVLTEKRLALIKAWEESEKTKAENRAYKKHSAVGLWEDSKKASVEAQLKKIEESMEKKKAEYVEKMKNKIAEIHRLAEEKKAIVEAQKREEFIDLEETASKFRSRGDVPRKFFACFGG from the exons ATGGGAGAAGAAGTGTCCTACAAAACCGAACCAGAGTCAGAGCTACACTCTGTTCCCCAAGAGCATAATTCCTCTGCTCAGGAAAAAGAATTGGAGAAACCTGAACCTCCAAACGACAAGGTCACTCCTCCTTCTCCAGTTGCTGCTCAAG AGGTTGCAGATCATGCTAGTAAAAAGGATACAGAGGAGTCAGTCGACAAAGGTCATTCTCTGATAAATAAGTTAAAGTTATTGAAAGTTCAAGAGAAACGTAACATTTTCCATATTGTTTTACCAGATGCTATGCTTGCAAAAGTTTTAACGGAGAAAAGATTGGCTTTAATCAAAGCATGGGAAGAAAGTGAAAAGACAAAAGCAGAGAACAG GGCATACAAGAAGCACTCTGCTGTTGGATTGTGGGAGGATAGCAAGAAAGCATCCGTAGAGGCACAACTCAAGAAAATTGAG GAAAGCATGGAAAAAAAGAAGGCCGAATATgttgaaaaaatgaagaataaaaTTGCTGAAATCCACCGGTTAGCAGAAGAGAAAAAAGCAATTGTTGAGGCTCAGAAAAGGGAAGAATTTATCGACCTAGAGGAGACTGCTTCAAAGTTTCGTAGCCGTGGAGATGTGCCAAGGAAATTTTTTGCATGCTTTGGTGGCTAA
- the LOC114374588 gene encoding methyl-CpG-binding domain-containing protein 13-like isoform X2 translates to MGHGYKCYIAPSGHKFYSKPEVLRYLDTVNINSNSHTSKKEKICKSNDTVEKSTIEDLPPGQIKEVKIRKGSNDNRDVVEKSPVEDLPPGWITEAKVRKGDTGNRKDMFYIDPVSGYVFRSKKDALRYVKSGDISTCVLKPYKKLIQDEDKITVRILCLI, encoded by the exons ATGGGTCATGGGTATAAG TGTTACATTGCTCCAAGTGGACACAAATTCTACTCCAAACCAGAGGTGTTACGATATCTCGATACTGTAAACATAAACAGCAACAGCCACACTTCCAAGAAGGAAAAGATATGCAAAAGCAAT GATACAGTTGAGAAGTCCACCATAGAGGATTTACCACCTGGTCAGATTAAAGAAGTCAAGATTAGGAAGGGCAGTAACGACAACAGG GATGTGGTTGAGAAGTCTCCAGTGGAGGATTTACCACCTGGGTGGATAACAGAAGCCAAGGTTAGGAAGGGTGATACTGGCAATAGGAAAGATATG TTTTATATAGATCCAGTGAGTGGATATGTATTTCGCTCCAAGAAGGATGCACTGCGCTATGTTAAGTCTGGAGATATAAGTACGTGTGTACTTAAACCATATAAAAAACTAATCCAAGATGAAGACAAAATAACTGTAAGGATTCTCTGCTTAATATGA
- the LOC114375084 gene encoding remorin 1.4-like isoform X2: MGEEVSYKTEPESELHSVPQEHNSSAQEKELEKPEPPNDKVTPPSPVAAQEVADHASKKDTEESVDKDAMLAKVLTEKRLALIKAWEESEKTKAENRAYKKHSAVGLWEDSKKASVEAQLKKIEESMEKKKAEYVEKMKNKIAEIHRLAEEKKAIVEAQKREEFIDLEETASKFRSRGDVPRKFFACFGG, translated from the exons ATGGGAGAAGAAGTGTCCTACAAAACCGAACCAGAGTCAGAGCTACACTCTGTTCCCCAAGAGCATAATTCCTCTGCTCAGGAAAAAGAATTGGAGAAACCTGAACCTCCAAACGACAAGGTCACTCCTCCTTCTCCAGTTGCTGCTCAAG AGGTTGCAGATCATGCTAGTAAAAAGGATACAGAGGAGTCAGTCGACAAAG ATGCTATGCTTGCAAAAGTTTTAACGGAGAAAAGATTGGCTTTAATCAAAGCATGGGAAGAAAGTGAAAAGACAAAAGCAGAGAACAG GGCATACAAGAAGCACTCTGCTGTTGGATTGTGGGAGGATAGCAAGAAAGCATCCGTAGAGGCACAACTCAAGAAAATTGAG GAAAGCATGGAAAAAAAGAAGGCCGAATATgttgaaaaaatgaagaataaaaTTGCTGAAATCCACCGGTTAGCAGAAGAGAAAAAAGCAATTGTTGAGGCTCAGAAAAGGGAAGAATTTATCGACCTAGAGGAGACTGCTTCAAAGTTTCGTAGCCGTGGAGATGTGCCAAGGAAATTTTTTGCATGCTTTGGTGGCTAA
- the LOC114374588 gene encoding methyl-CpG-binding domain-containing protein 13-like isoform X1, with translation MGHGYKCYIAPSGHKFYSKPEVLRYLDTVNINSNSHTSKKEKICKSNDTVEKSTIEDLPPGQIKEVKIRKGSNDNRVDPDVVEKSPVEDLPPGWITEAKVRKGDTGNRKDMFYIDPVSGYVFRSKKDALRYVKSGDISTCVLKPYKKLIQDEDKITVRILCLI, from the exons ATGGGTCATGGGTATAAG TGTTACATTGCTCCAAGTGGACACAAATTCTACTCCAAACCAGAGGTGTTACGATATCTCGATACTGTAAACATAAACAGCAACAGCCACACTTCCAAGAAGGAAAAGATATGCAAAAGCAAT GATACAGTTGAGAAGTCCACCATAGAGGATTTACCACCTGGTCAGATTAAAGAAGTCAAGATTAGGAAGGGCAGTAACGACAACAGGGTAGATCCA GATGTGGTTGAGAAGTCTCCAGTGGAGGATTTACCACCTGGGTGGATAACAGAAGCCAAGGTTAGGAAGGGTGATACTGGCAATAGGAAAGATATG TTTTATATAGATCCAGTGAGTGGATATGTATTTCGCTCCAAGAAGGATGCACTGCGCTATGTTAAGTCTGGAGATATAAGTACGTGTGTACTTAAACCATATAAAAAACTAATCCAAGATGAAGACAAAATAACTGTAAGGATTCTCTGCTTAATATGA
- the LOC114372897 gene encoding transcription initiation factor IIE subunit beta-like: MAFQEKQNRFKRQPEKSASASQYGRTPAPIKFSNDTERLQHVNSIRKAPVGAQMKRVIDLLFETRKALTIEQINEACYVDMRANKDVFESMRKNPKVKYDGERFSYKSKHDVRDKNQLLFLVRKFPEGIAVVDLKDSYPTVMEDLQALKAAREIWLLSNFDSQEDIAYPNDPKVPIKVDDDLKQLFRGIELPRDMIDIERDLQKNGMKPATNTAKRRSAAQMEGISSKPKPKKKKNEITKRTKLTNAHLPELFQNLK; the protein is encoded by the exons aTGGCGTTTCAGGAAAAGCAAAACAGGTTTAAGAGGCAGCCAGAGAAGAGTGCCTCTGCTTCACAATATGGAAGAACTCCAGCTCCCATCAAATTCTCTAACGATACTGAAAGACTTCAGCATGTTAATAGCATACGCAAAGCCCCTGTTGGGGCTCAGATGAAGCGTGTTATTGATCTCCTATTTGag ACCCGAAAGGCTTTAACGATAGAGCAAATAAATGAAGCATGTTACGTGGACATGAGAGCTAATAAAGATGTTTTTGAGAGTATGAGGAAAAACCCAAAAGTAAAATATGATGGGGAAAGATTCTCTTACAAG TCGAAGCATGACGTTAGGGACAAAAATCAGCTGCTTTTCCTGGTACGTAAGTTTCCAGAGGGCATTGCTGTTGTTGACCTAAAAGATTCTTACCCAACTGTGATGGAAGACTTGCAG GCTTTGAAAGCTGCAAGGGAGATTTGGCTGTTATCCAACTTTGACTCACAGGAGGACATTGCCTACCCAAATGATCCTAAAGTTCCCATTAAGGTGGATGATGACCTAAAACAGCTTTTTCGGGGGATTGAATTGCCTCGTGATATGATTGACATAGAGAGGGATCTacaaaaaaatggaatgaaACCTGCTACCAACACTGCAAAGAGGAGGAGTGCAGCGCAAATGGAAGGCATTTCATCCAAGCCTAAacctaagaagaagaagaatgaaatcACTAAGAGGACCAAGCTGACTAATGCCCATCTTCCGGAGCTTTTTCAGAACTTAAAGTAA